The nucleotide sequence tcggtgacccctttTGTAGTgacgggtgattcacaagtcggtgacaccctatagtgcttcacaagtcggtgacacttaatggcgcttcacaagtcggtgacgccacatggcgttcacaattCGGTGGCCCATATGTATtggtgggtgattcacaagtcggtgacaccctttggtgattcacaagtcggtaacaccttatgatgattcacaagtcggtgacatcatacgagtgagactcgacgttattggtcgtctacaagtcggtagtgccatagcggggaatggTTAAGCATGTTTATGCATTgttatgatttagtatattattgtggagatctatatactaatgttgttgctagttgtatgtttgatgatgctagctcgtttatgcattgtttgcatggtattttgtaagtggatgcgtgtaggtaaactatatatgtatatgtataagtattgcattcaccaagcaattagcttaccctctcgttgtttatattttttttataggttgcaagtggcggcttgggtttgcttggggactagtgctttatggattgctttatacttttgattaggattgggcaGCGTTCccgatcaccatgctcggttttggttgtaaaGTGAACTAGTCGGGTCATGAACTATATTTTGGATACGTCAAATGGGTTACGGGTTGTATTCCCATTTTGTAAACTTAATTCATGTATTGTATGTTTTAAAGATGTCTAAACTTaatattgtaatgatgatgttttcggaaacataaatggactaatgttgcatatattattatgttaaaaaggaaaaaaatttatgggctggAAATACGACGGGTTggatcgtttcaagtggtatcagagcatggtctaagggatttaggcgacttgagataggtgcctagacttagactttattgtgtatgcgttttatgcgggacttgtaggagacaggTCAGACCGGGttggttagtgccttagagaataggtgcATTAGCTACATgttgattatgttgttactaatcatgttgttgtatgttgaacatctagcgagatggttgttgtaatTATGAGCTCGGCGTAGCAtgcgagcgtaataatgcttcgcgaccattattacggttgcaagccaagttaaGTGAgtaatgtacaacaagtattgaactagatggggtgTACGAACGGTGAcatatttatatgattgtgaatataGATCGTGGCGatgtatataatttattcgtgttgcgttcctaaccgagttcatttcttagaatgacgacaaggAACAAACAAGTTAACGAAGATCAAGgcgaagactccgagttcacggctaagattgaggccatctttaaacgtcaaaaagcggagtttctcgaggatgttagaaaggttttccaggaatcggttgatgggcaagtaaccgagttaatcaacgAGTGAATGGATGCCGCGATCGAAAAGGCattcgaagctagaaacatttatcctcgtggtgaagggggtgatggtaacggtggacatggaaggcgagacttccattataagaacttcaaggatgctcaacctcctatgtttaatggggtgagagatccgttgaagagtacatgttgggtttccgacatcgagggggctttccgtactagtaaatgtcctctcgagaagaaaacgagatacggttctagtatgttacgtgaagaagccaagatagggtgggatgacaagattcaattgtatggtgaagaacaatgtatgagcttgtcgtgggaagagtttaaaaaggagttctttgatgaataccgaactcaatccgaccttaataaaatccgggacgagttgcgcgatttgcgacaaggttcgatggacttggttactctcaagtctactttcttgtcaaAAACCTGTTTCATCGCGATCCGCGATGAACCAAAAAGCGATACATGTACCCCAAACGCGATACATGCAGCTCACTTTCATTTTTCAGTTTCCAGCTTCAATTTAaaagttcagggactgaggttgacagattctgaatctgatgtaaattctgaaaatgcataagtgttaggctcacttttagtggcgctttcttatgcacacatttactgacactttcaggaacattttctgatgcacaaaattcaggatcttacacaaatctatttacttttttttgggcaaaataacaataacattagaacggatccgaagatcaacaagtacaaccgttacaaaaaaaaaaaaacaaaagagcCCTAGTCTAACAAAACTAACTAAACAAAACGGCTCACTAACAGGGTGAACAAACACGTTTAATCTACTAAACAAAGTAAACCAAGGCTATAACTAGCGGAAACTTAAATAACAGGCTACactaaaaaaagaaaataaaacataACATCGGGGTACTCGCCGGAAAATCACTGGAACAGCAACCGAAAAACAAATCCGACAGCTAACATAACAACCAGCGACAATCTAACCAAAAAGTACCGACCGGAAAAACTAAACAAATACCGCTAGCAGCCACATTTAAGCTACCGAAAATAGCAGGTCAACAAAACGACAACCAACAACTCCGGCAGACCCTCCAATAAAAAAAACCCCAGCCGAAAAGGAAGAAACCAGCAGACCCTCCTTCATCCGCCGCAAGGCCGTCAACCCGGAACCAGGAGCCAAAATTACCGGCAACAAATACTCCATCTGAAACCAGAATGCCAACTTGGCACTTGTCGCCTGGTCCAAAAAATGAATCGTTACCAGAAAAACCAAACTCCGGTGAAGGAATAACAAATCCGGCGAGCCGACGAGGCACACTTCAAACAGAACCACAGTCAAAACAGAAACCCGATGGTGAAGCCCACAAGTACAACGGCGAACGAGAAAACGTCGCCCAACCGGTGCACCGAGGAGGAGCACCGACGAGTTACGGCGAGACTGAGGGGAACAGAGATGATTCAGGAAGCACGTTCGGTCAAAACTGAAAACAAAAAAACAAAGCCGACGACCATCATGGCTTCCGATCATCCTTCAGTAACTTCCACGAGAATGACGGCAGTCAAAGAAGGAATGGCCGGAAAAACCATACCAGTCACCGGAAAAAGAAAAGTGAAAAAATTCGGGCCATTGTCGAGGTGACAGTGGCCGGAAAAGGGACCAGAGGTGTAGATCTACAAAACGCAAGTGAGATAAAGAAAGAAGAAGATCGGAAGAAAAAAGATGGGAGCTTAAAGAAAGAAGAAAATGACCAGAGATATAGATTTGCACACTTTCCAAGTGAGAGGAAAAAGTGAAAATATCAAATCTATTTACTAGTATTTCCCATCCAAATTAATTTAATTATAGCtaacattataattatttaattatttatcagTATGCACTATCCATTTACTAAATATATTGTAAACTATAGTACACTAACTTAGTTTTGGACTTTTGGTTATCAGTGTATAGTTGCGGACGTGATGATTATTGTTGTAGAAAAGTATATTTTTCTACTAAAATATGTTACTCATACACTGCttagaataattataaaaaaataatttaaacaaTCAAATCCACATAATTATTTGTAAAAAATGTTTGCAAAAAATTAATGGTTaaataaaagtaaataataatcttcatttacaattcatttttgtacgTTATAAACATACAATAAGGTTATCACTAGAATTACAAATGAAATAAAATAGATTTACACAATTTAACAATAAAAAAGAATAACAAATAAACATTccttataaattgtattattacaaAATGTTAATAAATCATGTTATATTTAATTTTTAGAACAAATCTaactacacatatatatcaaaaagggatagcaaaaaaaaaaaaaaaaaaaaaataggattcTAACCCAGATCTTTTGGGCGACAAACAAATACGCCAATCACCAAGCTAGCTagctttttttatttattattagcaCACTAATCATATAACCGTTAATTAAATTCGATAAAAAAAATGTAATGAATGCTAACGTCAGCATGGTGTCAACAATTTACTGTTCACTTTTGAAATTTGAGTATAAgggtaaatatataattattataataataattataaatataaatataaatataaatatttattagtaAAACAAATTGTAATGTAGTATAATAAtagaacttgcgggcatagcccaacggttctcccaatgtactttgtgtcatgggataagGAGAGGTCAttggttcgatccttagggatgacatgattttctttaaaccaattgaacaccaatgatggtgatatatattgaccctatagggaggttttaccggattcgtcaCAGACCTCTACCCGGACCATTGCCCGAAATGGATGTGTTccagggtaccgtcgatcgggttcgggttttcgcccgaacgtgtgtgttacgtgcaaatgatgagggtcgttgaaataaatgatctaccgatgccaaaaaatcgccgttaaaagaatgtagtataataataataataataataataataataattttaggttTTATGTAATGCATGCTCTTAATATTAATACACTCCACCTTTAAAATGTATTGTAATGTTAAAGAGTAATATAATATATGGTGTATATTATTATAAGACAATACATTATAAATATATCATTAGAACACATATTTACTCTTCATCCCTATATTTTAATACTTAAAGGGTAACACACATATTTACTATTCATCCCTATAGTTTAATACTGAAAGGGTATTTTTAACTTTTTGCTTACTTGAAAGATTTACGTATTGTTCAGGTATTGTTTAATCAAACTAATCACAACCACAACAACTATGTATCATCTTCTCCAAAGCTTCCCAAATACCACTAAATTATTTAACCGATCTTTTCTTTATTTGATTCATTTGTTTGTATTTTAGaacttttttatatataaaaaaacaaaaaccCGTCTAGAAATTAGTTCTCTATTCTGTAACagtatttttaaaaataaaaaaaaactctcCGAAGCTCGATCATCACTCCCATGCTCTAAAATTGATCGTCATGTAGTCTTGCATTACAATACAATACATTACAATGCATTTATTACTATAAATTTATAATACATTTTAAAATACATTAATAAATCCATATATTACTGTacaacaatacaatacaatacaatacaatacatttttaaatatattataaggtGAAGTATATTATTACCTAAAGCATGCATTACATAAATCCTAAATATATTAATGTATTACATTACAATACATTTTAATAAATGGAAAATAAATACCACGACAATGCAATCACTTGAGGAGTTGGAGTTGTCCACCCAAGGGTCGGGCACTAGATGAACTTGAAGCTTTATCTAACCTTTTGAACTCGTTTATTAATAATGACAGGAGGTGTGACTCGTGAAGATGGAACCTGGACAGCAATGACACCTTTACTATAAAGAAACTTTCAAGTCTGGTAAATGATATGCCGACTTTCAAGCCTGATAAATGATAGACTGCTGCCACATCAGATGCGCATCATGCTATTATGAGTAACTAGCTAGTTCCTTGTAAGCTTGAGATCTACATTTGGAGGTTCAAATTGCACATCAGGATAAATGCAGGGTCGATCTTCTTTCTATCCGATGTCCATTATATGATGATGGAATTGAATCATTAAATCATGTGTTATCCTTATCTACGCATGTGTGTGAGTTATGGATTCGAGTCTATAAATCGTGGAGATTGGATAATCCTATAAATTTAAGTGTGTCGGAAGTTTTGAAATTAATGCTCCTGCTATTAATTATATGGGATTGGGTCATGAGTTGTGGCAAGCTGTTGAATGAGCGAGTGAATACCTTAAAAGGTTTTCAAAGACAATAGCTGGAATGATTGGCTTACGGATCCAAGAAGTTTAATTTCTAATTAGCATTTGTTTGTGCACTGCGTGGAAGAAGTTTATATACTGCTTGACTGCCTGTTCGTGTTGCTGACTTGCTGCTATTGTTTGTTATGTTTTTTTTGTGTTGCTGCTCTGTTCGTGCTGCTACTAGTGTTGTGCCGCTTTAAAATTGAAAActgaaatatcatcatatctttatcTTGGCTGGCAATAGATCTagtatatacatatgagttcaataGGTTAGACAAAGCTTTAAGTTCAATAAAAACATTACAAGTTCAATAAATGCACCTTAATATATGACATAGTGTTATTCGATTGTGTAGTCGCATCACAGTTGTGGATCAGGATCGCACGATAGATCAGAATTGTCTTGCCACAGTTCACGGATTGGAATGCTCTATTGTCTTGGCATGAAGGATGGCTAGCTTCAATAGCAACAAAAAAGCGATGATTtgttatttttgtagctacggctTGACACTTACAGATGTACAAAAACTGCATTGTTTGATTCTATTTGTTTTTATTCATAtagtttctttttctttctttttctttctttttttttttttgggtaaaagtTTAGAAGTATATTgtatattgttgtaattgctagtcTCTTTTAATAATATCTTAAAAACAAATATGACATAGGAACACACGTCACGTTACTAAAACCCTAATTAAAGTACTAGTAATACAAGTTCTAAAAAATTAGATTATACTCCTTTTGGAAATAAGCAAAATTCAAAACGCACGCACAAAACCAATTTGACAACTTACATTTGTAACAAACAAAAAATAGATTGAGTGTCTTTTCGAACAGATAACAAATATACCACCAAAAGATTCAGTTTAACCATAGGTTGGCAATCGAAAATTTACATAGCAGTGCCAGTTGAAAtactttaaataattctataattaTCATATAATCCAAATTAGGTTCCAACCAAAACCAAAAACATTGGTGATCGATAATAAACCTACCTCTAAAATCATCCAAGCATTTATAATCTGTAGAAACTGATCTCCGAACAACTTTCACCCTGCACAGGGCGTCTGAACAAATATGGCGTTTCTAGACGAAACGAGCACATAATTTAGCAGttcggctaaaaatcaacactggAAATGAATAAAACGAAATTCTGTAGTTGAAAACTTTACTCGAAAAAACATTGTATCTAGAAGTGAAATTGTTGTACCTATATTGGTATAAAATTGTAGTATAAGCAGGCGATAAGAAAGCATATCATACTGAACAAAAGTCTACTATGCCATGGTTGCATACGGATACAAGCCCACTTAAGAAACAGAATAAGAATGGTACCCCGTTTAAGGTCATACCCATAAATGGTAAGTGAAGAAAGAGCCATATTAATAAGGTTAACAAGTTGAAGGTGACACTAATCTCTTCATCTTGACTTTTGAGATCTTTTGACACTATCCAGATTCTAATTGTCTTGAACAATAATCGCAACATATGTAGCTTTTTGTTCCCAAAAATTCATTATAATATTAACAGATCCGaagatcaacaagtatccaacatgaGCGCTAGTCAACTAACAAATAACAATCCTAAACAAACGCACTCACCAACAGAGTGAAATCAAGTTTAACTAGGAAATAAAAACGTGACTAATGCTATAATATATGGAAACGATTGTACCAGCAAAGAACACCGAAGACCTCCGAGTCCGGAAAATAAGATAAATAAGGAAACGATTGGGAGGACATCAACCGCAACCAAAACTTAACCACCGGCTGGTTGCCGAAAAATCAACCGAACAAAAATCTGACAACCTTCAAGTACCACAACCCGATCAAGATCCGACAACAAGAGAACGTCGCAAAGAATCAAGTCTAAAAAGGCGAATCTGAAAGAACCTGACACACCATCCGGCAAAGAAGAAGCTAGCCAGAAAAAAACGATCAACACTATACCTGAATCGCCAACAAAAACAGGAATCCCTAACCGAAATATCACCACGTCTAACCACCACCAAGAACCAGAGTACTGAGAAACGTACACGTCGTTTGATTTCGACACGAAACGGACCAGAGAAAAGGATTCCGGCCAACGAAAACAAAACTACGACCAAAGATAAAAGCACGGCGGCCCAACGTCAAATCACAAATCTGACAAACACAACCGGTCATAAACTCAGAGAACACACTAAACCACCAGAGAAGAAGCAAGCATGCTCAAAGAGGCCGGAAAAAGTAGATGGGGTCTCCCTCACCAAAACCCACGAGAACGGTGGAAAAAAGAGGCAAAAGAAGCCGGATCGGCCTTTGTCACCGCCGGGAAGAGATCGGAGTAGGATAGAAGGAAAAAAAACGAGAGAAATCATGAAAGAACGGTCACCCAACCTCCGGCGAAGTGCCCGGCTGAAAAACAAGGGTTTTGGCAAGGAGCTTTTGAAGAGAGAAGGCAAAGAAAAAATAGAGAGGGAGCAGATGTGAAGTaaccttttttttaaacaaaactgAAGGTCGGTATAGTTGGGTACTCCGATTGTCAGAGAAGAAATTGGAGGGAATTATTATGAACTACAATTAAAAAAACTTTTTAATTCGGAGGCGCATGGAAAATGCAAATATACAGTCCCTGGCATGTCTTACACCTTTAGGCGTAGTATTCTACAAGCTGGCTATATATCGACGCTGACCTGGCATAGTCATATGTTGAGCAATTAGGAAAAACCTTCGGTATGCAAAGCATATGAGTTGGAACAAGAGGCATAAATATATGTTTCTTGCCTAGTTCGAGTGTACCTTTTGATCATTTTTCTTCCGTTCCATTTCAAACTCATAATGATTGTCAATATTTTTAATTTTCATTTCAACAGAGTTGCTCAGAAGTCTAAGTTAAGAATACACTCGACtaaacgataaaaaaaaaaaagatacaacATCACAAGGGATTAAAACTCCAACTTTTAAGTTTTAACTAGACGATAGACTACCATAATAACATGAGTAGTTGTTAGCTTACACACAGTTATCGTCGCCGTTTCCTCTTCTTTTTGCCAGAGTTTGTATCATCATTAGGTGAAGCTGCAACCTTTGCCCCAATTGCACTACACCATAAAGCTCTTTCTACATCCGTTGGCGTAAACACATCCCCCTTTGTGCTTAACTCCTATACgaaaaatttaaaaattatatttcttgAAACATAAGTCTGCTCAATTAAAATTGCAATCCCCGCGTCCCAGAAAAAGAATCCACATTACTAttactatctatatctatatctgttGCAAAATAGATATCTTCTACTcaaaataatagtactaaaaagtcACTAAAGCTCCAATTCCACCCATTTCATATATAGATAAAGTGCAAGACTTATAATACTGATTTCATCTCTTTCTTACTttgttttacaaattaattaattacAATAGCTTATTAAAAGAAGGGTAAAATGGACATATCACAAACTATCAAAAATTGAAATTTTTTTGTGAATGGACATTTAATCCGGGACGGAGAAAGTTATTTGTAACCACCAAGAACTAACCTTTGATTTCGCCTGAAGTTTATCCACAAACACAAGATATTGTTTCAATGTATAATCTTTCGAGTTTCCCAAAGCCGCAACCATTGCCTTCATATGATTTCGATCGAATAACAATAATGTATGAGTATCAATCAACATAAACATCAATAAGATCCCAAAAACCAAATATTAGTACCTCGTCGGACATGAACGGTGCAACATCAGGTGCATAAGCAGCTAAAACAGCAGAAGCAGTAGCAGGACCAACACCTTTCAGTACAGTAAGCTCTGAAATAGCTTTTGAGACATCAGGTAACGATTTGAAAGCCTTTTGTGAAGCAGATATCACAGTTTCATCATCCAACGATGATACAAAATCCAATAAACGTGGTCTGCAAATAGATGTATAACAGATGCATATGAATATAAGATAATTAAAATCCAAATTACAAGTCATAGATTTGTATccagctatcaacattttcattaaTGTATTCATTGGACTTCCATTTTTACTTCTAACATAATAAACTTTTATTTACTCAAAATTATAATGTACAGGTATCAAACTTTAATCAAAATCATAATAACCTAAATGTATATATCAAACACAATTGAAGACCAAATAATTCGATACACACTGTGAATGTGAGAATGTCTTGGTAATTGAATCGGTAAAACTCGGCGAATACTCGCCGAGTACTCAGTTTTAAGATCGGTCCAAGTACGCAGTTCAATTACTCGGTCAAACTCGATCAAAATTCAGGATTAgtcggtcaaacttagtcaaaactCAGCCAAAATTTGAGACTACTCGGAAAATCGATCAAAACTCGGTCAAAGCCgattaaagtcaaacttggtcaacatccgagtacttaaaagtggtcaaacttggtcaaaactcGAGACTACTCGTAAAATCGGTCAGAATCAGCCAAAGCCGATTAAAGTCAAttttggtcaacatccgagtactaaCGAAGTACTCCCAAAAAGTGACCTAAAGTTTAGCTTGAAAATTAAAAcacaaaaaggaaagaaaaaaaaaaaaaaattaaacctcCATTTGCCGCGAGTGAGTTTCCATTGCATAAGTTTAGTGAGTTCAGAAGTGGTGATATGAGGATTAGGGTTTCGTTGATGAATAATCAATGGGAGGTCCTTACAGTAGAAATTGTTTAAAGTTATTAGATCTGGTTTAGTTTTGATGGATTCGATTATAGTGTCGTATGCAGATAATGATTTCTTCCATTCTAAAACATCCGAGTTTTTGAAATCCATTTTCGATTAGAGCTGGGAGTGAGGATGAGTTTAACGACGCCGGCTAAACGGAGGTTAACCACGTTATTAAAAAGGGAGAGGAGTGTAAAAGAAGGTACGGTGTGGTTTGATTATTAAAAGAGAATAATTAAGGACAAATGATAATAGTTAACTAGAACACTCATAATTAGTTCACTATTATctttatctatatatctatatctaagAGGCAAAAGCACcgtgtagcactattcatcaatagtaatcagAGGTATTTtcgttatttcatttttttttctttttctgcaacgataaaagaaacaactctcataaaagaaccaacccttcaatgttaccaaaagatgtcgaaaaaaattcttttttactaaaaaaaaatcaactaaccttttttttcccttttcttcctcaacgataaaggaggcaactttcataaaatgaacaacccttcaatgctactaaAAGATGTTGAAAAACATTCTTATGATTGTAGTTGTGTTGGTATTCTTATGGTGTAGCTAGTTGAGATTCGGTTTAGACAGTTTCGTTTGTCGTTAGTCGTTTTTTAGGTAAGATCCTTATCGAATATCATGTATCGTTGAATTCGTTTTTTTAAAATGTTTTCCGTTTTTTATAAAACTCTTTGTTATTtttgccacaaaaaaaaaaaaaaaaactagaacaCTCTCATCAGTGGCATCATTCGTCACTAGAACACACCGTCACATCAACatattgtaacaaccctcacttttcgacttctaaattactgaattaaccctagggttatatgtctgactatatgtattaagggttgttatatacaattaaatattaaccgaatagtaatttttagtcaacaatgtacgcttaaataaataatatattattaatttatataatttgacataatttaactaagtatataaactttgtatcacttttattatttagttaatgtattatatatttaactatataataaatccaattatatataaatataataatatttacaaacttactaaaactatagtttaataattaaaatcataattattattaaaaatacaaaataccgaattatttattatttttatgaaaatttgtatttattaattaaataaaacaaaaataaaaaaaaaatattattgacaaatattcttggaaaatcattaaatcaatttgtttatttatataaaaaaaatccttaaaataaatgaaaataaataaataaataaataaataaattactttttaattaaaaattttaatggaaaaactacttttattattttattttgtgcattatcccatgacctaacatttaatattttttaattttaaaatcccattaagaattaaaatatttctttttattttaattattttattctttttatctaattttttcaagtataaatacccctcgtttctcattcaaactcacaccaaaatttctctcattctctctttgaagaattactactagtaagtattcttttcttactttttattttttttttactttttactttttactttttacttcggttattatttttaccgaaacatgtaaataatgttataaattatatgcaattaaaaataaaataaataacatgtatacactattactattactagcacctataatataacaaccctcacttttcgacttctgattttactaaaatacctagagttgttatatacgaataaatttaacgttgaccgaatatacgtacgcttaaaataaataatataattataaatattataaataagattatgatatataatataacataattacatcaatgaatatatatataatatttatattacttttgttatttagttaatagaatatataattaactaaataatacataatattataacatttataaaactaataaaaactataaattaataatcataaattttaaattttataaaaactaaatataataataatttttatataaaattcgtatttgataattaaacaaatatagaaataaaatgttaaatgttcttagaaatatat is from Rutidosis leptorrhynchoides isolate AG116_Rl617_1_P2 chromosome 10, CSIRO_AGI_Rlap_v1, whole genome shotgun sequence and encodes:
- the LOC139872532 gene encoding uncharacterized protein — protein: MDFKNSDVLEWKKSLSAYDTIIESIKTKPDLITLNNFYCKDLPLIIHQRNPNPHITTSELTKLMQWKLTRGKWRPRLLDFVSSLDDETVISASQKAFKSLPDVSKAISELTVLKGVGPATASAVLAAYAPDVAPFMSDEAMVAALGNSKDYTLKQYLVFVDKLQAKSKELSTKGDVFTPTDVERALWCSAIGAKVAASPNDDTNSGKKKRKRRR